Proteins co-encoded in one Pocillopora verrucosa isolate sample1 chromosome 1, ASM3666991v2, whole genome shotgun sequence genomic window:
- the LOC131786111 gene encoding phosphonoacetaldehyde hydrolase → MLSTMRKVCFSSSRIIRPLVNSTDILVRGAHQAKAQAPTATVNTSEHDLKLVNGALLKNPRSEYRMVRQYQGKIKAVILDWSGTVLDCGVYSPAVVFNEVFKNEGVPITMEEAREPMGMHKRVHIRKVTEMESVRRRWFEKFGRFPNEDDVERMFQNFVPLQLDCILDYSQMITGAVDTVNYLRNNMNLKIGSTTGFTKSMIDVLKVAATKQGYTPDCYVAADEVPQARPYPYMVWLSAIRLDVNPIEALVKVDDTADGVREGTSAGCWSVGLAKTGNYVGLNEEEIASLSDDDLERKLKRSYDILANAGAHYVIDSISDLPPVIADINRRLASGEKP, encoded by the exons ATGCTGTCCACCATGCGAAAGGTTTGCTTTTCTTCGTCTCGCATTATTCGTCCTCTCGTTAATTCGACCGACATCTTGGTTCGTGGTGCACATCAAGCAAAAGCCCAAGCACCAACCGCCACTGTGAACACAAGTGAACATGATTTGAAACTGGTCAACG GTGCCCTGTTGAAAAATCCTCGCTCCGAGTATAGAATGGTCCGTCAATACCAAGGAAAGATTAAGGCTGTGATTTTGGACTGGTCTGGCACTGTTTTGGATTGCGGCGTCTACTCGCCAGCTGTTGTGTTCAATGAAGTCTTTAAAAATGAGGGAGTCCCAATCACAATGGAAGAGGCAAGAGAGCCCATGGGAATGCACAAAAGGGTGCACATCCGTAAGGTCACAGAGATGGAATCTGTACGAAGGAGATGGTTTGAAAAGTTTGGTCGCTTTCCCAATGAGGATGATGTGGAAAGAATGTTTCAGAACTTTGTTCCTTTGCAACTTGACTGTATTTTGGACTACTCTCAGATGATAACTGGTGCAGTTGACACTGTTAATTACCTGCGTAACAACATGAACCTGAAGATTGGGTCCACAACCGGATTCACTAAATCCATGATAGATGTACTGAAGGTGGCTGCCACTAAGCAGGGCTATACTCCTGATTGTTATGTTGCAGCAGATGAGGTACCACAAGCCCGACCTTACCCTTACATGGTTTGGTTGAGTGCTATTAGACTGGATGTCAATCCCATCGAAGCCCTTGTTAAAGTTGATGACACAGCTGATGGAGTCAGGGAAGGTACATCTGCAGGCTGCTGGAGTGTAGGACTTGCTAAAACA GGAAATTATGTAGGTTTGAATGAAGAAGAGATTGCCAGCCTGAGTGACGATGACCTTGAAAGGAAGCTGAAACGTTCTTACGATATCCTGGCCAATGCTGGTGCTCATTACGTAATTGATTCCATTAGTGATCTGCCTCCAGTTATTGCAGATATCAACCGACGCCTTGCCTCTGGAGAAAAGCCATGA
- the LOC131786105 gene encoding sperm-tail PG-rich repeat-containing protein 2-like yields the protein MYDRAPRSLTKPTDSTGQNVGPGSYEAAEHGRTKHDGYAPFLSMTARETFLDVGDNVMAAPGPGQYDPGIMGERVRGGHTLANRASRFSDKQSHTPGPGAYNLQKRSDWLRENQPQKALPPDIQVQEGMKDGSLYKTSRITFQRKADPPSIPSPGKAYGYEEGADGTLRPQDVPTRDSTMGPAYYSVNHRETATVQRYRGVHFGNRTSKRMQFKGTGGPGPGQYDPFKDPGIRAPIDLVIEESRKQPFESKLPRYHESIVVVEEKKAVPGPGKYEIRSQFSAKPPPVNQDEPIIHPPFGTQSRRFGDSKKDTPAPGTYNDPRNSLEILKRTTGLKRSPFGQTSVRFHGEHHVKRTPGPGSYSIPDMTSELIRKAHVESSRKGAFGSTAARIAPMMRRKEEQMPGPAHYLTKDKAKSKDDPPSSTFVSATGRLHTPPGVVLDNPPPGSYEVGISYDSTQGRVLYSNAQRTNKNTKKKGGFLSSSNRFHGQRQVMSEEGDPGPGQYELKDDSARGGLMTTREQRFKSSRNENPGPGSYELSPLQMHSMLRGTFNATLNNPVAMSYDDGLERRSPSKQAFLLGV from the exons ATGTACGATCGAGCCCCAAGGTCACTTACGAAACCAACAGACAGTACAGGTCAGAATGTTGGGCCAGGATCGTATGAAGCCGCGGAACATGGACGCACAAAACACG ATGGATACGCACCATTCTTATCCATGACGGCACGTGAAACATTTCTTGATGTTGGTGACAATGTCATGGCTGCACCAGGACCTGGCCAGTATGATCCTGGTATAATGGGAGAGAGAGTGAGGGGAGGACACACGCTGGCCAACAGA GCTTCTAGATTCAGTGATAAACAATCTCATACCCCTGGGCCAGGAGCTTATAACTTACAAAAAAGaagtgattggttgagagagaatCAGCCTCAAAAGGCACTACCTCCTGATATACAAGTTCAAGAAGGAATGAAAGATGGATCT CTATACAAGACAAGTCGCATAACATTTCAGAGGAAGGCTGACCCACCCTCCATTCCATCACCTGGCAAAGCATACGGATATGAAGAAGGAGCAGATGGAACTCTACGGCCACAGGATGTGCCGACTCGTGACAGCACCATGGGACCTGCTTATTATAGTGTTAATCAC AGGGAAACTGCCACTGTTCAAAGATACAGGGGAGTTCATTTTGGGAACAGAACATCAAAGAGAATGCAATTTAAAG GAACTGGAGGACCAGGCCCTGGACAGTATGATCCATTTAAGGACCCTGGAATTAGAGCACCAATTGATTTG GTGATAGAGGAAAGCAGAAAGCAACCTTTTGAATCAAAG ttaccCCGATATCATGAATCTATAGTGGTTGTGGAAGAAAAGAAG GCTGTTCCAGGTCCAGGGAAATatgaaattagaagccagttcTCAGCTAAACCACCACCTGTCAATCAGGATGAACCAATCATTCATCCTCCATTTGGCACTCAGTCCAGG CGCTTTGGAGACAGCAAGAAAGACACACCTGCTCCTGGCACATACAATGATCCACGCAATTCCCTAGAAATACTTAAAAG GACTACAGGATTGAAGCGAAGTCCTTTTGGTCAAACATCTGTGCGATTTCATGGGGAACATCATGTGAAAAGGACCCCTG GACCAGGATCATACAGCATTCCAGACATGACATCAGAGTTGATAAGAAAGGCCCA tgTTGAGAGTTCCAGGAAAGGTGCATTTGGCTCAACAGCCGCACGAATAGCACCGATGATGAGAAGGAAGGAGGAACAGATGCCAG GTCCTGCCCATTACCTAACCAAAGACAAGGCTAAAAGTAAAGACGATCCACCCTCATCCACCTTCGTATCTGCCACTGGTAGACTTCACACCCCTCCAGGGGTGGTGTTA GATAACCCACCACCAGGGTCCTATGAAGTCGGGATTTCCTACGACTCAACACAAG GTCGTGTTCTATACAGTAACGCCCAGAGAACGAACAAGAACACTAAGAAAAAGGGAGGGTTTTTATCCTCGTCTAATCGCTTCCATGGACAGCGTCAAGTCATGTCGGAAGAAGGAGATCCTG GGCCGGGCCAATACGAATTAAAAGACGACTCGGCCCGAGGAGGTCTAATGACGACCAGGGAACAAAGATTTAAATcatcaagaaatgaaaatccAGGCCCAGGGAGCTATGAG CTGAGTCCATTACAGATGCATTCTATGCTCAGGGGAACATTCAATGCCACCTTAAACAATCCTGTAGCGATGTCCTACGACGATGGCTTAGAACGGAGATCACCTTCCAAGCAAGCTTTCTTACTGGGTGTCTGA